One genomic window of Pempheris klunzingeri isolate RE-2024b chromosome 12, fPemKlu1.hap1, whole genome shotgun sequence includes the following:
- the LOC139211320 gene encoding hyaluronan-binding protein 2-like — protein sequence MNLKLLFFCLFLAVLLIPAELKHKKHKKHHHGRHHHEHQRPGHHHHGKMRGKFRDIIEDIFFAIIEGGGDDEDEDDQSTGLDWLFELHESEGQCNPNPCLNNGECREKGGKFKCDCPAPYRGKRCERGPKHCRRGVCGRGECVLTSSPPFYECKCKEPFQPPNCRSYSLCEPNPCRNGGKCIKDGNDFDCECPLGYRGRFCHVGPDDCYVDDGESYRGTVSETDDGDECLYWNSHFILEQGVDPFNSFEDEDGLGPHNFCRNPDGDAMPWCFFRRGRKLLWDFCDVIECPEPTGAAPTEIAPTDQDPTASKPQPTKPTEPIKPTEATAATVPTPTKIPTTEKPSQAPSPAPTDVSLTPNATTPLQQFSTCGKPQPKMHITRIFGGLKVPPAAIPWQVSLQVRPPNSKQAFRHTCGGVLIESCWVLTAGHCIEQGKEMQAVMGGLSLDAEGPTTQTIKVEEAIVHENYKETPVAVYNDIALLRLSGTNGVCANETQFVKTACLPDAQLPDMTQCKISGWGATEESRYGSNHLLEANVLLISQKKCSDRSVYGKVINITMFCAGYLQGGVDSCQGDSGGPLTCKQNDTNVVYGLVSWGDQCGKKNKPGVYTRVTHFLNWIKSKTEAASEATSITQQHAI from the exons ATGAACCTAAAGCTCCTCTTCTTTTGCCTCTTCTTAGCGGTGCTTCTCATACCTGCTGAA CTGaaacataaaaagcacaaaaaacatcatcatGGCCGCCACCATCATGAGCATCAGAGACCTgggcatcatcatcatggcaaaatgagaggaaaattTAGGGACATAATTGAAG aCATCTTCTTCGCAATCATAGAGggaggtggtgatgatgaagatgaggatgaccAAAGTACAGGTTTAGACTGGCTTTTTGAACTTCATGAGTCAGAAG gcCAATGCAACCCAAACCCTTGCTTAAACAATGGCGAGTGTAGGGAGAAAGGCGGGAAATTCAAATGTGATTGTCCCGCACCTTACAGGGGAAAGAGATGCGAGAGAG GTCCAAAACACTGTAGGAGAGGTGTATGTGGGCGTGGTGAATGTGTGCTGACTTCCAGTCCCCCATTCTATGAGTGCAAATGCAAGGAGCCCTTCCAGCCTCCAAACTGCAGAAGTT aTTCACTATGCGAGCCTAATCCATGTAGGAATGGTGGGAAATGCATCAAGGACGGTAATGACTTTGACTGTGAGTGCCCTCTGGGGTACAGAGGACGCTTCTGCCATGTTG GCCCAGATGACTGCTATGTGGATGATGGAGAGTCATATCGTGGCACTGTGAGTGAGacagatgatggtgatgaatgCCTCTACTGGAACTCTCACTTCATCCTAGAGCAAGGGGTAGATCCGTTCAATTCCTTCGAGGACGAAGATGGACTTGGCCCTCACAACTTCTGCAG AAACCCAGACGGAGACGCGATGCCCTGGTGTTTCTTCAGAAGAGGCCGCAAGTTGCTGTGGGACTTCTGCGATGTGATAGAGTGTCCTGAGCCGACAG GTGCTGCGCCAACTGAAATTGCCCCTACAGACCAAGATCCCACTGCTTCCAAACCCCAACCTACAAAACCTACAGAACCTATCAAACCCACAGAAGCTACAGCAGCCACCGTGCCAACACCTACGAAAATCCCAACGACAGAGAAACCCAGCCAGGCTCCTTCTCCTGCACCCACTGATGTTTCTCTCACCCCCAATGCCACCACCCCTCTGCAACAGTTCTCCACCTGTGGGAAGCCTCAGCCAAAAATGCATATTACCCGAATCTTTGGGGGCCTTAAGGTCCCTCCTGCGGCAATACCGTGGCAGGTGTCCTTGCAAGTGAGACCACCGAACTCCAAGCAGGCTTTTAGACACACATGTGGAGGAGTTCTCATTGAGAGCTGCTGGGTACTGACAGCTGGACACTGCAT TGAACAAGGAAAGGAGATGCAGGCGGTTATGGGAGGTCTGTCGCTGGATGCGGAGGGACCCACAACGCAAACCATAAAAGTTGAGGAGGCTATTGTACATGAGAACTACAAGGAGACCCCTGTAGCTGTTTACAATGACATAG CCTTGTTGAGGCTGAGTGGCACCAATGGAGTCTGCGCCAATGAGACCCAGTTTGTGAAGACAGCCTGTCTGCCCGATGCCCAACTGCCTGATATGACGCAATGTAAAATTTCTGGATGGGGCGCCACTGAGGAAT CTCGGTATGGTTCCAACCACCTGCTGGAGGCCAATGTATTGCTAATCAGCCAGAAAAAGTGCTCTGATCGCAGTGTTTATGGCAAAGTCATAAATATTACTATGTTCTGTGCCGGCTATCTGCAGGGAGGTGTGGATTCCTGCCAG GGTGACTCTGGAGGACCGCTGACTTGTAAGCAGAACGATACCAATGTTGTTTATGGTTTGGTGAGCTGGGGAGACCAATGTGGAAAGAAGAACAAGCCTGGGGTCTATACACGGGTCACTCACTTCCTGAACTGGATCAAATCAAAGACTGAAGCTGCATCTGAAGCAACTTCTATTACTCAGCAACATGCAATCTGA
- the LOC139211321 gene encoding tripartite motif-containing protein 14-like, producing the protein MGTVEETLKCPVCQDLFTDPVTLPCRHNFCLTCIQAVWETDGPDEGLFFCPECQIFLPSSLTLVINTSLQTKVKDFATNRPTKADPLRTTLSRPTASSSTIRCDHCIETPSVAVKTCLTCDASLCQAHALLHQQRSALREHTVVEVTGDVLSLKCREHRDELKLFCMEERVPVCCLCVLVGVHKNHKAFQLHEACADFKSKLQTTMNQLLKRRAEAEHAIKDLESLYTQTVRSAADLRERVSDKYSRIHVVLDGDERLMMQIIDAEETYMTEWLEAQRGIMEAQIKEIDSLRAASKSLLQETNHLTFLQQITAQNLCDPLDLAPIQAVDKDLCGTEKLQTVERLVDDLSVALSQHFPRMWSYLSSPALDSKSAHPKLEISQDKKQVYWRRQPVTEALSPQPYDSQYSVLAQESFTTGRHYWEVIVQDKPYWLIGVTTGPVHKKDGPCQSSSSLGVNDTSWCIYHGDGQYLACHDTQEEQLSVGKRVRKLGILVNFQKGELSFYDADAMTLLHSFRVRCTEPLYPMLNPCIDVNGLNRQPLTLFWIKEPWDWHVSTNEGKE; encoded by the exons ATGGGGACTGTTGAGGAAACTTTGAAGTGTCCCGTCTGCCAGGACCTCTTCACAGATCCCGTGACACTGCCATGCAGACACAACTTCTGTCTCACGTGCATCCAGGCTGTCTGGGAAACAGATGGGCCAGATGAGGGTCTTTTCTTCTGTCCAGAGTGTCAGATATTCCTGCCGTCCAGCCTCACTTTGGTGATAAACACCAGCCTCCAGACCAAGGTAAAGGACTTTGCCACAAACAGGCCAACAAAAGCAGATCCACTGAGAACAACACTGAGCAGGCCAACCgcatcatcttcaactatccGCTGTGACCACTGCATAGAGACGCCATCGGTGGCCGTAAAGACCTGTCTGACATGTGATGCCTCACTGTGCCAGGCTCACGCCCTGCTGCACCAGCAGAGGTCTGCTCTGAGGGAGCACacagttgtggaggtgacggGGGATGTGCTGTCTCTGAAGTGCAGGGAGCACCGTGATGAGCTCAAGCTCTTCTGTATGGAGGAAAGGGTCCCTGTGTGCTGTTTATGTGTCCTGGTTGGCGTGCACAAGAACCACAAAGCGTTTCAACTTCACGAGGCCTGTGCAGACTTCAAG AGCAAATTACAGACCACCATGAACCAGTTGCTGAAGAGAAGAGCTGAAGCAGAACATGCTATAAAGGACTTGGAGTCACTGTATACACAAACAGTG AGGTCTGCCGCAGATTTAAGAGAGAGAGTCTCAGACAAGTACAGCAGGATCCATGTTGTGCTGGATGGCGATGAGCGTCTGATGATGCAGATTATAGACGCAGAGGAGACATACATGACAGAGTGGCTTGAGGCCCAGAGGGGCATCATGGAGGCTCAGATCAAAGAGATAGACAGCCTCAGAGCTGCCAGCAAATCACTCCTCCAAGAAACGAATCATCTGACGTTCCTACAG CAAATCACAGCACAGAATCTTTG TGATCCTTTGGATTTGGCGCCAATCCAGGCAGTAGACAAAGATCTGTGTGGCACTGAGAAGCTGCAAACAGTAGAGAGGCTGGTGGATGACCTCTCAGTGGCTCTGTCCCAGCACTTTCCACGAATGTGGTCAT atcTAAGCTCTCCTGCTCTGGACTCCAAATCAGCTCATCCAAAACTGGAAATATCCCAGGACAAGAAACAAGTGTACTGGAGACGGCAGCCTGTCACTGAAGCTCTGAGCCCTCAGCCGTATGACTCCCAGTACAGTGTCCTGGCTCAGGAGAGTTTTACTACTGGCCGGCACTATTGGGAGGTCATTGTCCAGGACAAACCTTACTGGCTAATAGGTGTAACCACCGGGCCAGTTCATAAAAAAGATGGTCCATGTCAGAGTTCCTCCAGCCTGGGTGTGAACGACACATCCTGGTGCATCTACCATGGAGATGGACAGTACCTGGCATGTCATGACAcccaggaggagcagctgtcaGTGGGCAAGAGAGTCAGAAAGCTGGGCATACTGGTAAATTTCCAGAAGGGGGAGCTGTCATTCTATGATGCTGATGCTATGACCCTGCTTCACTCTTTCCGTGTGCGCTGCACAGAGCCCCTCTACCCTATGTTAAACCCATGCATTGATGTGAATGGACTGAACAGGCAGCCCCTTACCTTGTTCTGGATTAAGGAACCCTGGGACTGGCACGTTAGCACAAATGAGGGTAAAGAGTAA